The region GGCGCTGGTCCGTGGGCTGGGCTGGGAGCGGCTGATGCCGCCGCCGGCACCGCCGCAGGAGGCGCAGCCCCGCTGGAAGCGGGTGGTGAACGGGCTGCGGCACTCCCGGGTGCGCGACAGCACGGCGATCTCGCACCACTACGACGTCTCCAACGCCTTCTACGAGAAGGTGCTCGGCCCGTCGATGACGTACACCTGCGCGGTCTTCCGGTCTCCGGACGACACGTTGGAGCAGGCCCAGGCGGCGAAGTACGACCTGGTCGCCGGCAAGCTGGCGTTGAAGAAGGGGATGCGGCTGCTGGATGTGGGCTGCGGCTGGGGTGGCATGGTGCGCCACGCCGCCCGTGAGTACGGCGTGAAGGCGCTCGGGGTGACCCTGTCGAAGGCGCAGGCGCAGTGGGCGCAGGCGGCGATCGAGCGGGAGGGGTTGACCGGGCTGGCCGAGGTGCGGCACCTGGACTACCGGGACGCGCCGGCGGAGCAGTTCGACGCCATCTCGTCGATCGGGTTGACCGAGCACATCGGGGTGCGCAACTACCCGACCTACTTCGGGGCGCTGCGCAGCCGCCTGCGGCAGGGTGGCCGCCTGCTCAACCACTGCATCACCCGGGCGGACAACCGGGCGCCGCACCGCTCCGGGGCGTTCATCGACCGGTACGTCTTCCCGGACGGCGAGTTGGCCGGTCCGGGCCGGCTGATCAGCGAGGTGCACGACGCCGGGTTCGAGGTGCACCACGAGGAGAACCTGCGCCAGCACTACGCGCTGACGCTGGCTGCCTGGTGTCGCAACCTGGTCGAGCACTGGGACTTCTGCGTGTCCGAGGTGGGCGCGGGCACCGCTCGGGTGTGGGGGCTGTACATGGCCGGGTCGCGGATGGCGTTCGAGCGCAACGGCATCCAACTGCACCAGGTGCTGGCCACGCACAACGGCCCGGACGGGGTGAGTGGCTACCCGCTGCGACCCGACTGGTTGCCCTGACCATCCGCTGAGTGCCCGCGGGAAGCCGCGTCGAGAACGTCGGCGCGGCTTTTCGCGAACCGATTGACAAACAAGTTTTGTACGTACAAACTGATTTTGCCATGAGAGACGTCCTGTACCTGGAGCAGATCGAGCAGGCCGAAGTCCTGCTCAAGCCGCAACGCGTCGAGGTGCTGCGGCAACTGGCCGAACCGCGCACCTGCACCGAGGTCGCGGCCCGACTCGACCAGACGCCACAGCGCGTCTATTACCACGTCAAGCAGCTCGTCGCGGCCGGCCTGGTCGAGCTGGTCAACGAGCGCAAGGTCCGGGGGATCACGGAGGGCATCTACCAGGCCGCCGCCCGCTCCTACTGGCTGTCCCCCCGGCTGGTCGGCCGGATCGGGCTGCGCAAGGCCCGCGACGAGCTGAGCCTGGGCTACCTGCTCGACCTGATGGAAGAGGTCCAGGCCGACATCGCCGCCCTGGACCGGGCCGCGCCCGAACTGCCCTCGATCGGGGTCTCCGGCGAGATCCGGGTGCCCGCGGAGCAGCGCCAGCAGTTCCTGCACGACCTGCAAACCGCACTTCAGGACCTGTTCACCCGCTACGGCGGCAGCGAGGGGGATGCCTTCAAGCTGGCCGTCGCCTGCTATCCGAAAGGGAACGACAATGAGTGATCTGATGAAGCTCACGGCACGTCTCTCCGCGCCCGTCGGGCGCGTCCGCGAAGCCCTCACCGACCCC is a window of Micromonospora sp. WMMD961 DNA encoding:
- a CDS encoding class I SAM-dependent methyltransferase, with translation MSLTDRDQGAASVPATPPAGGRHTGPTVADVVRAVTTGPLPVRITGYDGSAVGPSDAGITLAIRSERGLSYLLTAPGDLGMARAYVSGDLALQGVHPGDPYEALRVLKDELRLRPPSLAEGLALVRGLGWERLMPPPAPPQEAQPRWKRVVNGLRHSRVRDSTAISHHYDVSNAFYEKVLGPSMTYTCAVFRSPDDTLEQAQAAKYDLVAGKLALKKGMRLLDVGCGWGGMVRHAAREYGVKALGVTLSKAQAQWAQAAIEREGLTGLAEVRHLDYRDAPAEQFDAISSIGLTEHIGVRNYPTYFGALRSRLRQGGRLLNHCITRADNRAPHRSGAFIDRYVFPDGELAGPGRLISEVHDAGFEVHHEENLRQHYALTLAAWCRNLVEHWDFCVSEVGAGTARVWGLYMAGSRMAFERNGIQLHQVLATHNGPDGVSGYPLRPDWLP
- a CDS encoding helix-turn-helix domain-containing protein, which gives rise to MRDVLYLEQIEQAEVLLKPQRVEVLRQLAEPRTCTEVAARLDQTPQRVYYHVKQLVAAGLVELVNERKVRGITEGIYQAAARSYWLSPRLVGRIGLRKARDELSLGYLLDLMEEVQADIAALDRAAPELPSIGVSGEIRVPAEQRQQFLHDLQTALQDLFTRYGGSEGDAFKLAVACYPKGNDNE